Proteins encoded in a region of the Methanofollis tationis genome:
- a CDS encoding WD40 repeat domain-containing protein, whose amino-acid sequence MRAGVAVALILALSIAATAAGLSFGSAWETTMPENVLDIAVSDDGTTVVVLTAAALSCLDADGTPLWEVPGRHAQTVGISGDGSLIVTGGEDLRLYDRSGALAFRHDTGFFAFGTAISPDGSCIAGGFDNTRVMIFRKNSTGAFEQSAIVNTTEDVIALALSLDGGHIVTGEKDGTIRYYTGEGRPLWSYATGSATLSCSMTDDGGYIAVGADHGVAELLNRNGRVLWRQVSGERRPGIALAGDGSLVALGRDGIRFFSTDGTEIGRIGGEEITSIALSGNGAVAAGAGRAVALYRPASRTPTEDETMASTPTARQEGPEGETPTPTQSAAPLLAAVAALLCARWRG is encoded by the coding sequence ATGAGAGCAGGCGTCGCCGTCGCACTCATCCTCGCCCTGAGCATTGCGGCGACGGCGGCCGGCCTCTCCTTCGGCAGTGCATGGGAGACCACGATGCCGGAGAATGTGCTCGATATCGCCGTATCGGATGACGGCACGACCGTCGTCGTGCTCACCGCCGCCGCCCTCTCCTGCCTGGACGCCGACGGCACGCCCCTCTGGGAGGTGCCGGGCCGCCACGCCCAGACGGTCGGCATTTCAGGCGACGGTTCGCTCATCGTGACCGGCGGAGAGGACCTGCGCCTCTATGACCGGAGCGGCGCTCTGGCGTTCAGGCATGACACCGGCTTTTTCGCCTTCGGCACCGCCATCTCCCCTGACGGCTCCTGCATTGCCGGGGGATTTGACAACACCAGGGTGATGATCTTCAGGAAAAACAGCACCGGGGCGTTTGAACAGTCAGCCATCGTCAATACAACTGAGGATGTCATCGCCCTTGCCCTCTCCCTCGACGGCGGGCATATCGTCACCGGAGAAAAAGACGGCACGATCAGGTATTACACCGGCGAGGGAAGGCCCCTCTGGAGTTACGCCACCGGAAGCGCCACGCTCTCCTGCTCGATGACCGACGACGGCGGGTATATCGCCGTCGGTGCAGATCACGGGGTTGCAGAACTGCTCAACAGGAACGGCAGAGTTCTCTGGAGGCAGGTCAGCGGGGAGCGAAGACCGGGCATCGCTCTTGCCGGGGACGGTTCTCTCGTCGCTCTCGGCAGGGATGGGATCAGGTTCTTCTCAACGGACGGAACCGAGATCGGCCGCATAGGGGGTGAAGAGATCACATCGATCGCGCTCTCGGGCAACGGCGCCGTTGCGGCCGGCGCAGGGAGAGCAGTCGCACTCTACCGGCCTGCATCCAGAACGCCGACCGAAGATGAGACAATGGCCTCGACCCCAACGGCCAGGCAGGAGGGGCCAGAGGGCGAAACACCGACCCCGACACAGTCGGCAGCACCCCTCCTTGCAGCCGTGGCGGCGCTCCTCTGCGCGAGATGGCGGGGTTAA
- a CDS encoding DUF362 domain-containing protein has translation MFDPVSLARCRSYGPDEVGSALSAVLAPLGGMAAFVAPGMRVLVKPNLLSARPPERAVTTHPAVVRAVVEAVQACGGVPVIGDSPGGQNTPSSYDALLETTGMMGVIEETGCEYVYFDDESVAVPSSDGRFFRRFTIAKAVLDADAVICLPKLKTHQLTAYSGAVKILYGCIPGITKAAYHLHAGRDREVFADLLLDLHAAIQPSLSIMDAVVGMEGKGPQSGDPRLIGLLAASASCTALDCAAALVIGLDPLSVPTIARAAARGEGPTGLLDVLVHGPPIAEVRVADFVPAPASPPSLPSFVAQFGGRLVAARPVIDSGRCTACGTCAAVCPPHAITFVPGEIPQIDEKECIRCFCCQELCPQGAVEIVWPSVREY, from the coding sequence ATGTTCGATCCTGTATCTCTTGCCCGCTGCCGCTCGTACGGCCCTGACGAAGTGGGCTCTGCTCTCTCTGCGGTGCTGGCGCCCCTCGGCGGCATGGCGGCGTTCGTAGCACCTGGTATGCGCGTTCTGGTGAAGCCCAACCTCCTCTCGGCCCGGCCGCCTGAACGGGCGGTGACGACGCACCCGGCCGTGGTGCGGGCGGTGGTCGAGGCGGTGCAGGCGTGCGGGGGCGTCCCGGTGATCGGCGATTCGCCCGGCGGGCAGAACACCCCATCTTCGTACGACGCACTCCTCGAGACGACCGGGATGATGGGGGTGATCGAGGAGACCGGCTGCGAGTATGTGTACTTTGACGACGAGAGCGTCGCCGTCCCGTCGTCTGACGGCCGTTTCTTCCGCCGGTTCACGATCGCAAAGGCCGTTTTAGACGCCGACGCCGTGATCTGCCTGCCAAAACTGAAGACCCACCAGCTCACCGCATACTCCGGGGCGGTGAAAATTCTGTACGGCTGCATTCCCGGCATCACGAAGGCGGCCTACCACCTCCACGCGGGCCGGGACCGTGAGGTCTTTGCCGACCTCCTCCTCGACCTCCACGCCGCCATCCAGCCGTCGCTCTCTATCATGGACGCCGTCGTCGGGATGGAGGGGAAGGGCCCGCAGAGCGGCGATCCCCGTCTGATCGGGCTGCTCGCCGCCTCGGCGAGCTGCACCGCCCTGGACTGCGCGGCTGCCCTGGTCATCGGCCTCGATCCCCTCTCGGTCCCGACGATCGCTCGCGCCGCTGCGCGCGGGGAGGGGCCGACGGGCCTTTTAGATGTCCTGGTCCACGGCCCGCCCATTGCGGAAGTGCGGGTGGCCGATTTCGTCCCGGCCCCGGCGTCGCCCCCGTCGCTGCCGTCGTTTGTCGCGCAGTTTGGCGGGCGGCTCGTCGCCGCGCGCCCGGTCATCGACTCGGGACGGTGCACGGCGTGCGGCACCTGCGCCGCCGTCTGCCCGCCGCATGCGATCACGTTTGTGCCGGGCGAGATCCCGCAGATCGACGAAAAAGAGTGTATCAGGTGTTTCTGCTGCCAGGAGCTCTGCCCGCAGGGGGCCGTGGAGATCGTCTGGCCCTCTGTCAGGGAGTATTAA
- a CDS encoding LemA family protein, whose protein sequence is MDLITIILIAVVVIVVLALIGWFVSIYNRFMNLKNSGEATLGQIRVAMKKRLDQIEQLLGAVKSYASFEKETLTQVTAMRAGLGKADPGDLNEVERQSRSLIGRLFAVAEAYPDLKTQATVSELTASIRSIEDEIARQRYTYNNIAQQLNTMTETIPSNIVASLIHMNKLDYLEFEEEIERAPKIAF, encoded by the coding sequence ATGGACCTGATCACAATTATTCTGATCGCCGTCGTCGTTATCGTCGTCCTTGCCCTCATCGGGTGGTTCGTGAGCATCTACAACCGCTTCATGAACCTGAAGAACTCGGGCGAGGCAACGCTCGGGCAGATCAGGGTCGCCATGAAGAAACGCCTCGACCAGATCGAGCAGCTCCTCGGCGCCGTCAAGAGTTATGCCTCCTTCGAGAAGGAAACGCTCACCCAGGTGACGGCGATGCGCGCCGGCCTTGGAAAGGCCGACCCCGGCGACCTCAACGAGGTGGAGCGGCAGTCGCGCTCGCTTATCGGCAGGCTTTTCGCCGTCGCCGAGGCATATCCCGACCTGAAGACGCAGGCGACCGTCTCAGAACTGACCGCCTCCATCAGGAGCATCGAGGACGAGATCGCCCGCCAGCGCTACACCTACAACAACATCGCCCAGCAGCTCAACACGATGACCGAGACGATCCCCTCAAACATCGTCGCCTCTCTCATCCACATGAACAAGCTGGACTACCTTGAGTTTGAGGAAGAGATCGAGCGGGCGCCGAAGATCGCATTCTGA
- a CDS encoding DUF2207 family protein encodes MVPLSENRQIATLILITFFLGVLAVGAAVVLPPLFEGDLVVDDYQAVFYENGTLIERYTYDVRVSGEYRMLFRYFDDTLTFADRESAHIKYLGMEVPEGVIGYAKDYSGDIVVVPDATETEKAFIRQNAYANELGIYTPAYFDTGTYTVEYRYAVVPPIEYDNVNTHLNLKLVREHIPYRHLSIILPDWSGIEAVYAYPPGLDVAEDGNTVTITGSAPENDIVAVELLLDAGAKDRLNGVLSQVEDLKGKTESGAFWYNLPYSAAFALFVIAALLALVIPFALLLVYRRRGQEKAFTVPEYLSVTPNTAMKPWQVNLLFTGDVIDFDENGFYATVLDLHRKGALTVKEKTEGKGVLITVNTQTSDDAYEQRVLTYLSNLTEGRTFDTATVEALAARAAHDKAAETAIMRFQGGLKALQSSVDASLSRRYATDGRTLVAPLLFPGVIVLALAVLVIVMAPATGYLAFPAIFLSGAAIAEVAVALAFPSTLFGHWKDDRYREKLEWDAFARFLSDLAQIRKYAPADISMWGEWLVYGTALGVGDQVEAAMKDLNINIREAGMPLYSTMHLGFVPIVAFAPPSAGGGGGGFGGGGGFGGGGGFGGGGVGGR; translated from the coding sequence GTGGTTCCGCTGAGCGAAAACCGGCAGATTGCCACCCTCATCCTCATCACCTTTTTCCTCGGCGTCCTTGCAGTCGGCGCCGCCGTGGTGCTGCCCCCCCTCTTCGAGGGCGACCTGGTCGTCGACGATTACCAGGCTGTCTTCTACGAGAACGGCACTCTCATCGAACGCTACACCTATGACGTCCGGGTTTCGGGCGAGTACCGGATGCTCTTCCGCTACTTCGACGATACCCTGACCTTTGCGGATAGGGAGAGCGCGCACATCAAATATCTCGGCATGGAGGTGCCCGAAGGCGTCATCGGCTACGCAAAGGACTATTCCGGCGATATCGTCGTCGTCCCGGACGCAACCGAGACAGAGAAGGCGTTCATCAGGCAGAACGCCTACGCGAACGAGCTCGGGATCTACACCCCCGCATACTTCGACACCGGGACCTACACCGTGGAGTACCGTTACGCCGTCGTCCCGCCAATCGAGTACGACAACGTGAACACGCACCTCAACCTGAAACTGGTGCGTGAGCACATCCCGTACCGCCACCTCTCGATCATCCTCCCTGACTGGAGCGGGATCGAGGCGGTCTATGCCTACCCGCCCGGTCTGGACGTCGCCGAGGACGGTAACACCGTGACGATCACCGGGAGCGCCCCTGAGAACGACATCGTGGCAGTCGAACTCCTTCTCGACGCGGGGGCGAAGGACCGCTTAAACGGCGTCCTATCTCAGGTGGAAGACTTGAAGGGAAAGACCGAGTCGGGCGCCTTCTGGTACAACCTCCCCTACTCTGCAGCCTTCGCCCTCTTTGTCATTGCAGCCTTGCTCGCCCTCGTCATCCCCTTCGCCCTCCTCCTCGTCTACCGGCGCCGGGGACAGGAGAAGGCGTTCACGGTCCCCGAGTACCTCAGCGTCACCCCGAACACCGCCATGAAGCCGTGGCAGGTGAACCTCCTCTTCACGGGCGACGTAATCGATTTCGACGAGAACGGCTTCTATGCGACGGTGCTCGATCTCCACCGGAAGGGCGCCCTGACCGTGAAGGAGAAGACCGAAGGGAAGGGCGTTTTGATCACCGTCAACACTCAGACCTCGGACGACGCCTACGAGCAGCGGGTGCTCACCTACCTCTCCAACCTCACCGAAGGCCGGACTTTCGACACCGCCACCGTCGAGGCGCTCGCGGCCAGGGCTGCGCACGACAAGGCGGCCGAGACGGCGATCATGCGGTTCCAGGGCGGGCTCAAGGCCCTCCAGAGCAGCGTGGACGCCTCGCTCTCCCGCCGGTATGCCACCGACGGCCGGACCCTTGTCGCCCCCCTCCTCTTCCCGGGCGTCATCGTCCTCGCCCTTGCCGTCCTGGTCATCGTCATGGCGCCGGCGACAGGCTACCTTGCCTTCCCGGCGATCTTCCTCTCAGGAGCGGCGATCGCCGAGGTGGCTGTCGCCCTCGCCTTCCCCTCCACCCTCTTCGGCCACTGGAAGGACGACCGCTACCGGGAGAAACTGGAGTGGGACGCCTTCGCCCGCTTCCTCTCAGACCTGGCACAGATCAGGAAGTACGCCCCCGCCGACATCTCGATGTGGGGCGAGTGGCTGGTCTACGGCACCGCCCTCGGCGTCGGCGATCAGGTCGAGGCGGCGATGAAAGACCTGAATATCAACATCAGGGAGGCCGGCATGCCCCTCTATTCCACGATGCACCTCGGCTTCGTCCCGATCGTCGCCTTCGCCCCGCCCTCGGCTGGCGGCGGCGGAGGCGGCTTCGGTGGCGGGGGCGGCTTCGGTGGCGGTGGAGGCTTTGGCGGTGGGGGCGTCGGCGGGCGATAA
- a CDS encoding flavodoxin domain-containing protein, protein MQRTCVIYESKYGSTAEIAGAIALVLGPARTCRPEEFSSEMRSFDLFVIGTPIYNGNVAPSIRRFVETNASWLRKKTVAFFCTCINLHKGHEYLKELREMMGDDAPAVAFGGRMEVRHLDRDDLTALSLYAKKTDFTLEDRDLTDMGAVTAFALALRERMACGGQMAETEIRTAVEDYLKAHHICVLATGHDNRVRATTVDYLFENGKIYIYSEGGEKFAHLLRNPAAAIAVYTQYTSMEDIAGLQIEGKAEILRPGAAGHAEALALRDIDPDRLRALNADINVIRITPEKAEFLNAAFKRQGHAMKQTLRY, encoded by the coding sequence ATGCAGCGGACATGCGTCATCTATGAGAGCAAATACGGCTCGACGGCAGAGATCGCCGGGGCAATCGCCCTCGTCCTCGGGCCGGCGCGGACCTGCAGGCCAGAGGAGTTTTCCAGCGAGATGCGGTCCTTCGACCTCTTTGTGATCGGCACGCCCATCTACAACGGCAATGTTGCACCCTCGATACGACGGTTCGTCGAGACCAACGCCTCATGGCTGCGAAAAAAGACGGTGGCATTCTTCTGCACCTGCATAAACCTGCACAAGGGTCACGAATACCTCAAAGAACTGCGTGAGATGATGGGGGACGACGCCCCGGCGGTGGCCTTCGGCGGCCGCATGGAGGTGCGGCACCTTGACCGGGACGACCTGACCGCCCTCTCCCTCTACGCGAAAAAGACCGATTTTACCCTCGAAGACCGGGACCTGACCGACATGGGAGCGGTGACCGCCTTCGCCCTCGCCCTGCGCGAGCGGATGGCATGCGGGGGGCAGATGGCCGAAACGGAGATCAGGACGGCGGTCGAGGACTACTTAAAGGCCCACCACATCTGCGTCCTCGCCACCGGCCATGACAACCGGGTCAGGGCGACGACGGTCGATTACCTCTTCGAGAACGGGAAGATTTACATCTACAGCGAGGGAGGCGAGAAGTTTGCGCACCTCCTCAGAAACCCGGCGGCCGCCATCGCCGTCTATACGCAATACACCTCGATGGAGGATATCGCGGGGCTCCAGATCGAGGGTAAGGCCGAGATCCTCAGGCCGGGCGCCGCCGGGCACGCGGAGGCGCTCGCCCTGCGGGATATCGACCCCGACCGACTCAGGGCCTTAAACGCCGACATAAACGTCATCAGGATCACGCCTGAGAAGGCCGAGTTCCTCAACGCCGCATTCAAGCGGCAGGGCCATGCAATGAAGCAGACCCTCCGCTACTGA
- a CDS encoding phosphoribosylanthranilate isomerase, with protein MGYSPRVKICGLTRVEDAVAAERAGADAVGVVMCSDSPRSIGAGAARAVFSAVGPFTATVVATHTADPDELDRILALRPTAVQISYPHEMPEDAGARVIRVTGQGRPLPPGRTDAYIVDESCGTGRPFDPAFSRAFAELSSLPVILAGGLTPENVGAAIAAVRPYAVDVCSGVETAPGVKDHGLIERFIAAAKATPQ; from the coding sequence ATGGGATACTCTCCCAGGGTGAAGATCTGCGGGCTGACCCGGGTGGAGGACGCCGTTGCGGCCGAGAGGGCCGGGGCCGACGCCGTGGGCGTGGTGATGTGCTCTGACTCGCCGCGCTCGATCGGGGCCGGTGCGGCGCGTGCGGTCTTCTCGGCCGTCGGGCCGTTCACGGCGACGGTGGTCGCGACCCATACGGCCGATCCCGATGAACTCGACCGGATCCTTGCCCTGCGCCCGACGGCCGTGCAGATCTCGTATCCCCATGAGATGCCGGAGGATGCCGGGGCGAGGGTGATCAGGGTGACCGGGCAGGGCAGGCCGCTGCCCCCGGGGAGGACTGATGCGTATATCGTGGACGAGAGCTGCGGGACCGGTCGCCCCTTCGACCCGGCCTTTTCCAGGGCGTTTGCGGAACTGAGCAGTCTCCCGGTGATCCTTGCCGGCGGGCTCACACCTGAGAACGTGGGGGCGGCAATCGCCGCGGTGCGCCCCTATGCGGTGGACGTCTGTTCAGGGGTGGAGACGGCGCCTGGGGTCAAGGACCACGGCCTGATCGAGCGCTTTATCGCCGCTGCGAAGGCTACGCCTCAGTAG
- the ftsA gene encoding coenzyme F390 synthetase, whose product MDEDTCWNREIETMERGDLDALVDERVRYTVRYANEHSPFYRKWFAAHRIDPASVTCHEDLLELPVIGGWTIREHQPPITDEFGFCSVDEKEVFTIHETSGTSGVPKAFFLTWDDWLRYAEKYSRAFTMEGISPGDRMVICASYGMNVGANTMTLAAHSMGVTVIPTGKCTFPVRVIRSYRPTAIVGSVFKLLRLARRLSEEGIDPAESGVRRLIVGGESFAEEARTHLEGVWGCPVYNTYGSTEGTMCGECRVKNGLHCPEDLVHVDLYDPAMERFVRDGEKGRLVLTTLIPVGEKAGTLLINYDTEDNSRVLTRDRCACGRTHMKIEPPWRDAETIVVHGCAINRIDIERAVFQPENMKSITGEYEAFLYGDGDETTLRVSMECIDPAAADQAAIKRSFFNTLFHERPELSEIYEEGQLSVIFNFTPPGGLELAAIRGRPKRLVDRR is encoded by the coding sequence ATGGACGAAGACACCTGCTGGAACAGAGAGATCGAGACGATGGAGAGGGGCGACCTCGACGCCCTGGTCGACGAGCGGGTGCGCTACACCGTGAGGTACGCAAACGAGCACTCCCCCTTCTACCGGAAATGGTTTGCCGCCCACCGGATCGACCCGGCCTCAGTCACCTGCCACGAAGACCTCCTCGAACTCCCGGTCATCGGCGGCTGGACGATCAGGGAGCATCAGCCCCCGATCACCGACGAGTTCGGGTTCTGCTCTGTGGACGAAAAAGAGGTCTTCACCATCCACGAAACGAGCGGGACGAGCGGGGTTCCGAAAGCCTTCTTCCTGACATGGGACGACTGGCTCCGCTATGCCGAGAAGTACTCCCGGGCCTTTACGATGGAGGGGATCAGCCCGGGCGACCGCATGGTCATCTGCGCCTCATACGGGATGAACGTCGGGGCGAACACGATGACGCTCGCGGCGCACTCGATGGGGGTGACCGTCATCCCCACGGGGAAATGCACCTTCCCGGTGCGCGTGATCCGCTCCTACCGCCCGACAGCGATCGTCGGCAGCGTCTTCAAACTCCTCAGGCTGGCGCGCAGGCTCTCAGAGGAGGGGATCGACCCGGCCGAATCAGGCGTGCGCCGGTTGATCGTCGGCGGAGAGAGCTTCGCCGAAGAGGCGCGCACCCATCTCGAAGGGGTCTGGGGGTGCCCGGTCTACAACACCTACGGCTCAACCGAGGGGACGATGTGCGGCGAGTGCAGGGTGAAGAACGGGCTGCACTGCCCTGAAGACCTGGTCCATGTCGACCTCTACGACCCGGCGATGGAGCGCTTCGTCAGGGATGGGGAGAAGGGAAGGCTCGTCCTCACCACACTCATCCCGGTCGGGGAAAAGGCCGGCACCCTCCTGATCAACTACGACACCGAGGACAACAGCCGCGTCCTGACCAGAGATCGGTGCGCATGCGGCCGGACGCACATGAAGATCGAACCGCCCTGGCGTGACGCCGAGACGATCGTCGTCCATGGATGTGCCATCAACCGGATCGACATCGAGCGCGCCGTCTTCCAGCCCGAGAACATGAAGAGCATCACCGGCGAATACGAGGCGTTCCTCTACGGCGACGGGGATGAGACGACGCTGCGGGTGAGCATGGAGTGCATCGACCCGGCGGCCGCGGATCAGGCCGCGATTAAAAGGTCATTTTTCAACACCCTCTTCCATGAAAGACCCGAACTCTCAGAGATCTATGAAGAAGGACAGCTCTCGGTGATCTTCAACTTCACCCCTCCCGGCGGTCTCGAACTTGCCGCGATCAGGGGGAGGCCGAAACGGCTCGTTGACCGCAGGTAA
- a CDS encoding YwbE family protein, translating to MIRMSGEWRRDIRPGLTVDIVLKADQRTGKKTRGVVAAILTNSPHHPHGIKVRLTDGQVGRVCAIIARSGDDQGDAVDQTGKKDR from the coding sequence ATGATACGGATGAGCGGAGAGTGGAGACGCGATATCAGGCCCGGTCTGACCGTGGACATCGTCCTGAAAGCCGATCAGAGAACAGGAAAGAAGACGCGCGGTGTTGTCGCCGCCATCCTTACGAATTCACCTCACCACCCGCACGGGATCAAGGTGAGACTCACCGACGGGCAGGTGGGCAGAGTCTGCGCGATCATCGCCCGATCAGGTGACGATCAGGGCGACGCCGTCGATCAGACCGGCAAGAAGGATCGCTGA
- the cmk gene encoding (d)CMP kinase has product MRITISGPPGSGTTSLARYLAQKHGYRVISAGEMFRALAQERGMSLAAFGALAESDPSVDKQIDARQKETAEAADNIVAEGRLSGWMISNADIRIWLTASPECRIGRISSRDGEEEEAARLHTEERQACERTRYMTYYGIDIEDLSVYDLVLSSERWNVEGLGAIVDAAIDASLR; this is encoded by the coding sequence ATGCGGATCACCATCAGCGGGCCGCCCGGGAGCGGCACGACGTCGCTTGCCCGGTATCTTGCTCAGAAGCACGGTTACCGGGTGATATCGGCGGGAGAGATGTTTCGGGCGCTGGCGCAGGAGCGCGGCATGTCGCTCGCTGCGTTCGGTGCCCTTGCCGAGTCCGATCCCTCGGTGGACAAACAGATCGATGCGCGCCAGAAGGAGACGGCTGAGGCGGCGGACAATATTGTCGCCGAGGGGAGGCTGTCTGGCTGGATGATCTCGAACGCTGATATCAGGATCTGGTTGACGGCGTCTCCTGAGTGCCGCATCGGCCGCATCTCCTCGCGGGACGGCGAGGAGGAGGAGGCTGCGCGTCTCCATACGGAGGAGCGGCAGGCCTGCGAGCGGACCAGGTATATGACGTATTACGGGATCGATATCGAGGATCTCTCGGTGTATGATCTGGTGCTCAGCTCGGAGCGCTGGAACGTCGAGGGCCTCGGGGCGATTGTGGACGCGGCGATCGACGCGTCCCTCCGCTGA
- a CDS encoding DUF106 domain-containing protein, with product MALKDHGGTIAIVFTMLIMISYGIPSIREGVGGAMDLIFGPMIDDWKIPFFVLIMIMSAITGLYSSLIQKYTIDYEKMQRVQAQMKEFQKEFREAQLGGDEKKIKKLEAKRDRMMQDQMELSKQQFQPMAYILLVSVPIFFWLLYRLPSVTQTMTLPFAGTVSFGEMVMGFVPIWILWYMLCSLAISQVIRKSLNIGGL from the coding sequence ATGGCGCTCAAGGATCATGGCGGCACGATCGCAATTGTCTTCACCATGCTGATAATGATCTCGTACGGCATCCCTTCAATCAGGGAAGGTGTCGGCGGGGCGATGGATCTGATCTTCGGCCCGATGATCGATGATTGGAAGATCCCGTTTTTTGTGCTGATTATGATCATGTCTGCGATCACCGGCCTGTACTCCTCGCTGATCCAGAAGTATACCATTGATTACGAGAAGATGCAGCGTGTCCAGGCGCAGATGAAGGAGTTCCAGAAGGAGTTCCGTGAGGCGCAGCTCGGCGGCGACGAGAAGAAGATCAAGAAACTTGAGGCGAAGCGCGACCGTATGATGCAGGACCAGATGGAACTCTCCAAGCAGCAGTTCCAGCCGATGGCATATATCCTGCTGGTTTCGGTTCCGATCTTTTTCTGGCTCCTCTACCGTCTGCCTTCGGTGACCCAGACGATGACCCTGCCGTTTGCCGGGACGGTCAGCTTTGGGGAGATGGTCATGGGGTTCGTCCCGATCTGGATCCTCTGGTATATGCTCTGCTCTCTTGCGATCAGCCAGGTGATCAGGAAGTCGCTCAATATCGGGGGTCTGTAG
- a CDS encoding adenylate kinase codes for MAKRVIITGVPGVGKTTVIEESMKRLAGENIPYRAINFGSCMFETAKSEGFAEDRDQMRNLDRDVQKDLQKLAARRIGAMEGNIIIDTHASVKTPAGYLPGLPAWVLTEIHPDTVVLVETDEDQILMRRMGDESRRRDAEGCRSIAEHQAFNRAFAASYAMMTGCTVHIVRNENFLLDHAIDALVAVLR; via the coding sequence ATGGCAAAGAGAGTGATCATTACCGGAGTTCCCGGCGTCGGGAAGACCACGGTCATTGAAGAGTCCATGAAACGCCTTGCAGGGGAGAATATCCCCTACAGGGCGATCAATTTTGGCAGCTGCATGTTTGAGACCGCAAAGTCCGAAGGTTTCGCTGAAGACCGGGACCAGATGCGCAACCTCGACCGCGATGTCCAGAAGGACCTGCAGAAACTTGCCGCACGGCGGATCGGTGCGATGGAGGGGAATATTATCATCGACACCCATGCGTCGGTGAAGACGCCGGCAGGCTATCTGCCCGGTCTTCCCGCGTGGGTGCTCACCGAAATCCACCCTGATACCGTCGTGCTCGTTGAGACCGACGAGGACCAGATCCTGATGCGGCGGATGGGCGACGAGAGCCGCCGGCGCGATGCCGAAGGGTGCCGCAGCATTGCCGAGCACCAGGCGTTCAACCGGGCCTTTGCGGCGTCGTATGCGATGATGACCGGGTGCACCGTTCATATTGTCCGGAATGAGAATTTCCTGCTCGATCACGCGATCGACGCACTGGTAGCCGTGCTGAGGTGA